In a single window of the Arachis hypogaea cultivar Tifrunner chromosome 6, arahy.Tifrunner.gnm2.J5K5, whole genome shotgun sequence genome:
- the LOC140173588 gene encoding uncharacterized protein, which translates to MIVNGASDPILCRCFPSFLDGPALDWFCSLPADSISRFQELAKQFEEHFAASAIYLHDSDYLNTIKQGPQESLKDYITRFTKIAMRIPDLHPEVHLHAIKSGLRPGKFQETIAVAKPKTLAEFREKAKRQIDIEELRQARRAEKSAFMKDDDKPRESKKNFKPVPRYESYTQFNIKRDDIIKEILNSKLIKPPRKAGSYPEPKNVDKSKYCTFHQKHGHTTDECVIAKDLLECLAWQGHLDKFIAGHMQKRQIPSSDQPATTSSSKEKDKAPARPRGVINCISGGYAGGGEINSARKRTYRAMLAVEHSSGHSQPTPDVPEMTFGCSDFKSNHMNYDDPVVISIQLGDLIVRKVLLDPGSSADVLFFATFQKMKLSTHIMQAYSGDLVGFSGERVPVLGSVWLQTTLGEQPLTKTQDIQYLVVDCFSPYNLILGRPFLNRFAAIVSTFHLCIKFPVQDNIVATIHGDLHEARQCYNTSLKPIKRSTQARVNSIQSGRPLLNELDPRADFEDRPTPNEDLEKVILKEDPTKFTFIGTSITREKKQNLINCLRQNADLFAWTSGDMPGIDPAVITHKLQTNPTARPISQKKRNLGTEKRSASVAEVKKLIDAEFIRELRFTIWLANIVMVKKQNGKWRMCVDFTDLNKACPKDAYPLPNIDTLVDNSCGYGTLSFMDAYSGYNQILMHPSDQEKTAFITEYGNYCYNVMPFGLKNAGATYQRLMNKVFEEQIGRNIEVYVDDMVVKTKIGYPHIQDLEEIFAQVRKYNMRLNPEKCAFGV; encoded by the coding sequence ATGATTGTTAACGGGGCATCCGACCCCATTTTATGCCGTTGTTTTCCTTCCTTTTTAGATGGACCCGCGCTTGACTGGTTTTGCTCTTTGCCTGCAGATTCCATTTCCCGCTTTCAGGAGCTAGCAAAACAGTTTGAAGAACATTTTGCAGCGTCAGCAATTTACCTGCACGATTCCGACTATCTGAATACAATCAAACAGGGTCCGCAAGAGAGTCTGAAGGATTATATTACCCGTTTCACGAAAATCGCCATGCGAATTCCTGATCTACATCCAGAGGTCCACTTGCATGCAATTAAAAGCGGCCTCCGACCTGGCAAATTCCAGGAAACTATTGCAGTAGCCAAGCCAAAGACTCTGGCCGAGTTTAGGGAGAAAGCCAAGCGGCAAATAGACATCGAAGAGCTTCGACAAGCCCGGCGAGCAGAAAAGTCCGCATTCATGAAAGACGATGACAAACCTCGGGAGAGCAAGAAAAATTTCAAGCCTGTGCCACGTTACGAGTCTTACACTCAGTTCAATATAAAAAGGGACGACATTATCAAAGAAATATTAAACTCCAAGCTCATCAAGCCACCCCGTAAGGCCGGCAGCTACCCGGAGCCAAAGAACGTAGATAAATCGAAGTACTGCACCTTTCACCAAAAGCATGGTCATACCACAGATGAATGCGTGATTGCCAAGGATCTATTAGAGTGCTTAGCATGGCAAGGACACCTTGATAAATTCATTGCAGGACACATGCAGAAACGTCAAATTCCAAGCTCCGACCAACCTGCAACAACTTCATCATCCAAAGAAAAGGACAAAGCTCCGGCTCGGCCCAGAGGGGTGATTAACTGTATTTCAGGGGGATATGCCGGTGGAGGAGAAATAAACTCGGCAAGAAAACGCACATACCGGGCTATGTTGGCGGTTGAACACTCGTCTGGCCATTCTCAACCAACCCCAGACGTCCCTGAGATGACTTTTGGCTGTTCTGATTTTAAATCCAACCACATGAACTATGACGATCCCGTGGTGATCTCAATTCAGTTGGGGGATCTTATTGTCCGGAAGGTGCTGCTTGATCCTGGGAGCAGCGCCGATGTACTATTCTTCGCCACATTCCAGAAAATGAAGCTCAGCACCCATATCATGCAAGCTTACTCGGGAGATCTAGTCGGATTTTCAGGAGAACGAGTCCCTGTGCTCGGATCTGTGTGGTTACAGACCACACTCGGTGAGCAACCCCTAACTAAGACACAGGATATACAATATCTCGTGGtcgattgctttagcccttataaTCTCATATTAGGAAGACCCTTTTTAAATAGATTTGCTGCTATTGTTTCCACTTTTCATCTTTGTATCAAGTTTCCTGTGCAGGATAATATAGTTGCCACCATACATGGTGACCTACATGAAGCACGACAATGCTACAATACCAGCCTCAAGCCGATTAAAAGAAGCACTCAGGCACGTGTTAATTCCATACAATCTGGAAGACCATTGCTAAACGAGCTCGACCCTAGGGCCGACTTCGAAGATCGCCCTACGCCAAACGAAGATCTGGAAAAGGTCATCCTCAAGGAGGATCCTACCAAATTCACATTCATCGGAACATCTATCACTAGAGAGAAAAAGCAAAACCTGATAAACTGCTTACGCCAGAACGCTGACCTATTTGCTTGGACTTCAGGAGATATGCCGGGGATAGACCCAGCAGTGATCACACATAAATTACAAACCAATCCAACAGCTCGGCCGATCTCCCAAAAGAAAAGGAACCTCGGGACCGAGAAACGATCAGCGTCCGTAGCCGAGGTCAAGAAGCTCATTGACGCCGAGTTTATCAGAGAACTCCGCTTCACAATATGGTTGGCCAACATCGTCATGGTAAAAAAGCAAaacggtaaatggcgcatgtgcgtcgactttactgATTTAAATAAGGCCTGCCCCAAAGATGCTTATCCTTTGCCAAATATTGACACCCTGGTTGACAATTCCTGTGGCTATGGTACCTTgagtttcatggatgcatactctggttaCAACCAGATCCTTATGCACCCatcagaccaagaaaaaacagcatttaTAACTGAATATGGTAACTATTGTTATAATGTtatgccttttggattaaagaatgcaggtgcaacttACCAGCGACTCATGAACAAGGTCTTTGAGGAACAAATCGGCCGAAACATCGAGGTATATGTAGATGACATGGTCGTCAAAACAAAGATCGGCTACCCTCACATACAAGACCTTGAGGAGATATTTGCACAAGTCAGAAAATATAACATGAGGTTGAACCCCGAGAAGTGTGCTTTCggcgtctga